GTAGCACTCTGTGTAGAAAGCAAAATAGGTATATGTTCTGTAATCGATATCTTAAAATGGTGTGCCCaatgttttcatttattgtttAATGGTAATTTATTCATGTTATTTAAATTATGCCGTTGATTGCCCCATATCAGGATTCATGCAGCGATTGAATTAGATACAAATGTTCTGCCTTTGATGATGATGCAgattataattaaaaatgaatatgacatgttaatttatttactgttttgatTAAATATGTAAGAAACAAAAGTAGTAatgttttggcagaaaataaaaatataagccTTTCATAACACAACAAGTAATTCATTCATCATTACAGGTGGACGCTGAAGCAATACAAAGTTCTCCAAATGTTTTATCTTGGCTAAGACTGGTGCAAGCAGCAACCAACAACAAAGAACAAAATCTAGAAGCGTTCTTGAAAAGTGGCCAGTTATATTTTCGGTCTATACGGAGTATAAGCAAAGACGAAGAACTGCTGGTGTGGTATGATCAGGAACTTTCTCATCTCTTGGGATTCAATGACATAAAAGGCCAGACACCTGCTCAAGGTAAGAAACCTAAATATCCTACTGGCAAAGGACATATTAACAAACACGAATCAAATCAATCAGtggattgatttattgattgattgattaatttaatCTAGGCCTGATGTCCTATCAAAAGGCCTAatcctaaaaaaatgtaaatagtgaatATTGTTGGAAAATATCCATACCATATAGTGGTCCTAAattggagattaaaaaaaaacaaacaaacacatgagCATCACTGATTGCCAAGAGCCCGCGGTTATGTGTATACTTTTTAAACGTGACTTTAGCTCATAATGGAAATTAATAATTTATCATTTGAAATTATAGAACATCATTTGAGGAGAGGCTATTATATCCACCACACATGCATTTCCTCATTTAGTTTGTTGAATGTGTCAGTGTTCTAAAAAGACAACAAGTAAcaaatttccatccctgtaccgCAAATTCTGTCTCGCATATctattttaaagcatttgtttaatcttttataGGTTTTAGGTGCATGATATGTGACCAGCCATTCAAGAATGAATATCCATATTTGGCACACACTCGCTTCCTCTGTGTTCAAGGAAATCATTTTTTACACAGCAGGGACTTACAGGTCTGTAAAGCAATGGAAATAAAGCTCAAAAAGCACGACACCACCGATTTTCATAATATTGCCCGGGATCTGGAACATAACAAATCCAATACAAATGAGGACACTTCCAATTTATCTGGTAAGAAAAGGAAACACGATGATCTGGAAAGCACAAAATCACACAAAAAGAGCGTTTTACTGGAGAAAAGAAACATTTCTAATCACCATAACATCGCTTTTATGAACAGGGGCAGTCACGATGTTGTACCAGAACTGGGGGCTTCAGTTTTGAAACTCAGTGCTGACAAATGTCTGTTTCAGAAGGGTGTTGTAGAAGATAAGCAGAGTGCTTTTACCGAGGTTAGGAGGGTAAAGGAAAAAATGAAACATGAAAAGACACACGAGCCAGTTGAGGAAAGAGGTCCTAATCAAACTGGACAGGGTCATTTACTAACGGGCTCCGTTTTACATTCAAGTGGAAGTGCCTTTTCCTTTGTATTGCCTAAGGGTGCCAGAGAAGAACAAAAAAGTGCTTTCTGCAAACCAAATAATAGACGGGTAAATGACTCTTCTGTGCACCCATCCCACACCTTAAACGGTTCCACAGAACGCCTTGGGGAATTGTCCGATTCCATTACTCGGGATAATATTTTGGGTTATGGCGGTCCCTTGGGAaccaaattattaacaagggaTTTGGCGAACTCACAGTCATTGCAGTCCTCCAGAAACAAGTCCTTTATGTATCCTTCAGAACGCTGGACCCGGCAGTTGCAAACCACTTCTTCCCTTACACTGCTTCCATCTTCCTTTACTTCTTATGGGGTTGCAGAACAGAACTGGTGTGCTAAATGCAATCTGTCTTTTCGGATGACGTCTGATTTGGTTTTTCACATGAGATCACATCATAAAAAGGAATTTGCGGCTGAAGCACAGATCAAGAGGAGAAGGGAAGAAAAACTCACATGCCCGATATGTCATGAGTTTTTCAGGGAACGTCACCACTTATCAAGACACATGACATCTCACAATTAATTTAACATGACTGGATTTCTGAAAGCAAACCTAACTGATTTCAGACACACTATTGCGAACTTgctaaaaatgaaataagaagtaatgttaaatacattttggaTGTGGTTACACCAATAGGATGCAAAGACACAGGAAACCCGCAACTGCTTATTACTGCATTCTAACTGCTCATAAAATAACTGCTTCAGGAATTTCAATTGTTTGGAAACACAGTAGGACACAATGTAAAGGCGCTGAAAAGCAAACAGagtatacatttattaaattgtttattcTACACAGTCTGGGATTCACATGTTCAGTGGATTCTACAGATCCTCATAGcttttataaaattacatttttataaattatgttcacCTCAAATCATTTATCACCCGTTATTAGCCTATTTAAAAAGTTCCCAAAAGATTTGTATTTGGTAATTTGGCTTgacatataattagggcttctggttttcaggttttattaattgtgtttttggtgcttatttttagctattttcgagttttatgtaaatttgtttttttcggggctttcgtttttgatataccatatgaaattagtgtttttggttactttccaatgcttgagcttttttttttttctgtcaaaatatatatagtaactcgacagtgcttgcacacttaagttgtaccttctttcctttgtgtgtaggtatttttgtacatttcgccacaattctgttttaaatcctccatatcttaactgtaatacagcttgaaatcctgctaacaagcctccatcctaattgtaatctcgttttaaatctcacaagcagagtctccaatagaaatgtaggaatgtgctgtcattcagtagttggggcgggtttaaagtattgtgaACGAATcactgatagatgcaagtcaggaagccGGGACGTTGCacagcagcactgagaaatgtatttattattatttttgtagtaggttttattttttaatggggaaaagggtaaagtcaatgtgaatagattaaccatttccagtttttcaggtgttttctggtgtttattggctgtccaccgatttcattttttttgtatcgggggtgttttatcggttaaaaccgaaaatcagaagctctaCATGTAATTCACAATTTTAAATATCTATGAATTAGAGTTATTCTAAAAGAATATATGTATAAATGGTAGATATTAGTTTAAAATGCAGTCCTGTTTAAAAATAGATGGAAAAGATCCATAATTAATTTGAACATCTAAATATTTTCAAATTCATTTAGTTTTCTATAGCAATGCAGATACCCTATCCTACTGGACGCTGAACAGTTTACAGGTTTATTAATGTGACATAGAGGTTTTATAAtcatgtatgtaaaaacaatctTGTGAACTACTCATTGCAAACAATAAAATTGTGTATTTGATAGTTGGAAAATGGCTGAAATTATTCTCGTCTTTGGTGACAGTTTCAGTGTAAGGTAATCTATAGACATCTTGTATTATATTACATGATGGATGGAGATAAAACTACCTAACTAACTTTTAGAAAATGCATTCATACAATCAAAGCCCAGTTTTAATATCACACTCTTGTCTAGTGTTTTGTCTTCTTCGTACATTCAGACAGTTTTCTAAGATATTACTATATGTTTTCTCATCTCTTTACTCTGATGGAGATGCATGCTAAATACCATGGTTTTCTGGCACATGACCTTTGAATTGTGCTCAGTGGTTGGACAGCAGGCATGCTGGGATCTTTTTGTCCTTTCTTTGGCAGTAATGCTGTCAGCACTCCAGCATACACAGTGGTTTGTGTGCTTTGacacaaaaaactaaatattacTAGCTATTTGGGATGCACATCATGAGAAATGTACTACACACCTTAGCAGGCCCTATCAAACAAAATGGTGCTAGGATTGTTTGAAGTACAACtaatgtatatgttttatatattaaacaaCCTATTTAAGTGATTGGATTGCATACAAAGATTACAAGGGGAATTTCATCAACCTATCCaatgggataagccacagctggattttattacaTCCCTGTGGAATCACCCTGTATTGTATCAATCACCTATCTGTGGTAAACCTGGGATTGCCTAAAAATGAGTGTGATGCAATCCTGGAGGATTACctaatgctgtaaaatgctctaaaaaaaatccagctgtagTTCATGTCGGCAGGGTATAGGGTTCAAACAAATCCCTTATACGGTTAAAGTAAAAGACAAAAAAGTTTGGCCCGTAGGATTCAGTGCAGATGTCTGTCTGTAAATTgcacatatatactgtaatatatatatatatatatatatatatatatatatatatatattgctgaaaTTTCATCAAACCCGTAGTACACAGAAAGAATACAGCATAGACaggaaaaatatttaataaaattcaTGATCTGTTTTGACATTTTCAGACATGGTTACAGTTTTTGTAATGCAATCACAACCCCCACCATGAGAAGCAACGAGCATCCGAAAGGCCGTTGCACTTTAGAGACGCTTCAGCTCAGGTACTGGGGATTGCATTTTCTCTGCTTGTTTTGCTCTCTTTTCAAAGACATAAAGTGAAGTTATACAAATTTATAACTTCCTTGTTGACAACAAAAATatcaacacatatatatatatatatatatatatatatatatatatatatatctaatacACCAACAGATGAATAATTGTACACTaaatacaaagtttttttttctaaatattgtaGAAGTAAACTGCACTACATTAGTTTTTGTTCTCAGTCTGACAAACACTCACGAAATAGAAAATCACACAAAAGATTAATCAAATTTTTCTTCATCCATAAAAACCCACGGATCATAATGCCTTTAATACAACCACTCAATTTCTAGCACGTAAATGGTTGTTGAGTATTTCCTTGGCTTTGGCTGGAGCCTCGTCAGCAGCCACCTCTATATGAGGAACGATCCCAGCTCCCTCCCAGGAGGCCCCCTGAGAGCTGTCTGATCTGCTGGTGGGGACGGTGAGGTAGAGATTGGTGTCGTCCACGTGGTATGTTTGAGGAGGATGACATCCACCACTGGTTACTTCACCAACAATCAGGGCTCTTCCCAGCTTCTTCATTATGAAGATGAATTCTTCTGCAGCTCCCGCTGTCATTGCACTAGTCAGTATTACCAAGTCCTTCTTTGAACCATATCTTTCACCTtgtgatacaataaaaaaaaatacatatttgaatgATTTCATGGaggatattttcaaaatgtttattctAGTCTTTTTTTAGTGAAGGTGACAAAGGGGGGAAAGAAACACAGTCAAGAGGTAAGGGGCCTTGCAAGGTTTTGAAACTAGAAGCAAATTGATTCTGACATAAGGGAGGAGCTATGGTCACAAGAAGactttcagtagttcgggacaaacaccaatcacaaaatgttttagtacaaatatttattgtagagaatgcggagtatgcgatttaacagaaaagtatgctgtatatacacattcatttggcatcaaacctaacttggtttgagggttcgctgcctggccaactggacgaggctgagacccccatttgataaaacataaaaactgttattaagaaaggtggagatggggaggtggtgggttacgatgaaatcaaaacgcaactgagagataagtgaagagggtatttatagtgctaacaatttaaatgagctaatgtgtaaattgaatgattcaatttggtgatgcggagattggtgtctgaccctcctcccgaactttaattataaatttcatttattgAAATGTCCTTTTGAAAGAAATTCAGCATTATACAAGTTAAACGTAGTTCAGTCTCTTGCAACAATGGTCACTCCTCCATTCCTACATATTCATCACTATTTTGAATGAATGAAGCACTATCGGGTAACTTTTCAATACTGAATGAGCTGTTAACCTGTACACCATTGCCTGTGAGAGAGAATTAAAAGGGAAACATTTAACATGACTGGAACGCATTGGCACGAATGGCGCTCTAAGTATATATGCTTGTTGTTCTTAATGAATACTTTATTTAACTTTAGAAAACGTTATTACCAGTGAGCTGAGATATGGTCCATAAGTCACTAGTTGATTCAGATGGTCTGTTGTAGATTTTATCCAGAAGAACTTTTTGATCTTCATCAAAGAAATATGAGCAGAAAGCAGCAATCGATGATGTAGGTCCTCCAATGTTAAATCTGCAATACAGTTGAAAAAGTTGCATTAGCAGTGAAGAAGGGATTACTATGACTGCAATATATACTGGTCATATTATagcacatattttgttttaagcCACTATTGATTAAACATGTCTAAGTTACCTGcttacaaattaataaaatatattgctaCTGCCCCGATATGTACTAATTAATACTTGCCGAGACACATATTAACATTGCACACAAATTAGCAAAAGGTGTACCTAAGATCAACAATTAAAGCATCTGTGTTGACAATCTTCTTCCACACATGCTCCACCAGTAACTCTGACACTTGAGTGATGAGTTCAAATTCCCCAAACATGTCAAATCGAAGGTATCCAATGTTGTCCTCAAACACATCAGTGTGAAAAGAAAATTTGATCAAGTCTTCAAACACTTCAGGAGATGGAATCTAAAACAAAGACAAAGATTTGGGTAATACATATAACATTTACAAGCAAAAGATTCAAaagtaaatataaacaaaaataaaaagtaatatagAGTTTGAGTTGTGTGTTtttcaaaaaagttttttttcattttattatataatttttaaactattattattgtattgtatattatgGAGATATtgatattgtattgtataatattgtgtttgattcaataaataaatgcatgtacaCAACCTGCAGTACACAACCAATAAACTCTAAACTGCATCGGTTCTTCAGTATAGAGGCCCCATAAGGACAACAAAGCTTATTGGCATCAGTGTTCATGTGAACGATGAATGGAATTTGTCCACAGCAATACTGGCTGGATAGAATCAGGCTCATAGATTATTTGACAGGTTATTTCTAAAATCTAAAAGTCATTTTGAAATCCTACCTGCATTGGTACAACTCC
The sequence above is a segment of the Acipenser ruthenus chromosome 7, fAciRut3.2 maternal haplotype, whole genome shotgun sequence genome. Coding sequences within it:
- the LOC117416225 gene encoding PR domain zinc finger protein 8-like; amino-acid sequence: MEHTYLPKTLWANDNKFLHHHVADLLTSVHVTRDLPEGVTFGPCILQNTFYDTIAFIALKCSDKVNKSYVFRVDAEAIQSSPNVLSWLRLVQAATNNKEQNLEAFLKSGQLYFRSIRSISKDEELLVWYDQELSHLLGFNDIKGQTPAQGFRCMICDQPFKNEYPYLAHTRFLCVQGNHFLHSRDLQVCKAMEIKLKKHDTTDFHNIARDLEHNKSNTNEDTSNLSGKKRKHDDLESTKSHKKSVLLEKRNISNHHNIAFMNRGSHDVVPELGASVLKLSADKCLFQKGVVEDKQSAFTEVRRVKEKMKHEKTHEPVEERGPNQTGQGHLLTGSVLHSSGSAFSFVLPKGAREEQKSAFCKPNNRRVNDSSVHPSHTLNGSTERLGELSDSITRDNILGYGGPLGTKLLTRDLANSQSLQSSRNKSFMYPSERWTRQLQTTSSLTLLPSSFTSYGVAEQNWCAKCNLSFRMTSDLVFHMRSHHKKEFAAEAQIKRRREEKLTCPICHEFFRERHHLSRHMTSHN